From one Melospiza melodia melodia isolate bMelMel2 chromosome 6, bMelMel2.pri, whole genome shotgun sequence genomic stretch:
- the LPXN gene encoding leupaxin: MEDLDALLEELEQSSCLASKDHALKGPSSCQDAQHGATKVPLPPRAQPPGEGLDSVYSTPAPVPKPLLPSAPHTEAARQLDELLADLGHTQSKLAAAGQGARVPTESSLDNMLDSLTRDLQELGITAAPAGICASCRKPIAGKVLTALGKTWHPEHFTCARCGQELDKGPFFEHGGRAFCEEDYHQAFSPRCAYCAGPIREKVLTALDQTWHPEHFFCAHCGKVFGDEGFLERNGKPYCHQDFLAMFAPKCQGCERPVIDNYLSALQGVWHTECFVCTECLTGFTGGSFFELEGRPYCELHFHQRQGTICHGCGRPVSGRCITAAGRRYHPEHFICSYCLGRLHKGTFCERGDKMYCQPCHDKLFL; the protein is encoded by the exons ATGGAGGATTTGG ATGCTTTGCTGGaagagctggagcagagctcctGCCTGGCCTCCAAGGACCATGCACTGAAGGGACCAAGCTCCTGCCAGGATGCCCAGCATGGTGCCACAAAG GTGCCACTGCCACCTCGAGCTCAGCCTCCAGGAGAAGGTTTGGATTCAGTGTACAG CACCCCTGCGCCGGTCCCAAAGCCgctgctcccctcagccccgcacACGGAGGCCGCCCGGCAGCTGGACGAGCTCCTGGCCGACCTGGGCCACACGCAGAGCAAG ctggcagctgcagggcagggagccagGGTGCCCACGGAGTCCTCGCTGGACAACATGTTGGACAGCCTCACGCGggacctgcaggagctgggaatcACGGCTGCGCCCGCCGGCATCTGCGCCTCCTGCCGCAAGCCCATCGCTGGCAAG GTGCTCACAGCCCTGGGCAAAACCTGGCACCCCGAGCACTTCACCTGTGCCCGCTGCGGGCAGGAGCTGGACAAGGGGCCCTTCTTCGAGCATGGTGGGCGGGCGTTCTGCGAGGAGGATTATCACCAGGCCTTCTCCCCGCGCTGCGCCTACTGCGCCGGCCCCATCCGCgag AAAGTCCTCACGGCCCTGGACCAGACCTGGCACCCTGAGCACTTCTTCTGTGCCCACTGCGGGAAGGTGTTTGGAGATGAGG GGTTCCTGGAGCGCAATGGGAAGCCGTACTGCCACCAGGACTTCCTGGCCATGTTTGCCCCCAAATGCCAGGGCTGTGAGCGCCCTGTCATTGACAACTACCTGTCAGCCCTGCAGGGTGTCTGGCACACCGAGTGCTTCGTGTGCACG GAGTGCCTGACTGGCTTCACCGGCGGCTCCTTCTTCGAGCTGGAGGGGAGGCCCTACTGCGAGCTGCACTTCCACCAGCGGCAGGGCACCATCTGCCACGGCTGTGGCCGCCCTGTCAGCGGGCGCTGCATCACGGCCGCGGGGCGCAGGTACCACCCCGAGCACTTCATCTGCTCCTACTGCCTGGGCCGGCTGCACAAGGGCACCTTCTGCGAGCGCGGCGACAAGATGtactgccagccctgccacgaCAAGCTCTTCCTCTGA